The genomic segment gccagatccttaacccactgagagaggccagggaatgaacctgcgtcttcacagataccagtcagattcatttccactgagccactacgggaactcctatattttaaataataatcctGTCCATGCCTATCTCAGGTAGCTAACATGAAAACAAAGTGCTTTGAAAGATGTGAATTGCTGTATAAGCATTGTCTCACCTGAACTCCATTGGCACTTTGTACCTTTCTCATGGAAACCTACTATCTATTGCTTATCAAGTAGTGACAAATATTAGACTTCTTAAAAGCAGATATCATGATGTAAgcctttttcttctgttgtttcaATCACAGTTCATTCATGTTAACAGACTGAGTAAAGACTGATGAATAGCAATTCTACCTCCCAGTCAGTCTTTATAATTATTCTTGATTCactaattctaattttttttccccttttttaggaccactcccgcggcatatggaggttcccaggctaggggtccaattggagctgtagtcgctggcctacaccaagccatagcaacgcgggatccgagccgcatctgcgacctacaccacagctcacagcaacgccggctccttaacccactgagcaaggccagggattgaacccacagcctcatggttcctagtcagattcgttaaccactgcaccacgacaggaactccctcaaatattttatactaaatCTAATTTAtcaccctttttcttttccaaatctcCAATTTAGGTGATGTCTTTCCAGTGCAGATGAATCCAATAGCTCAATCTCAGTTTATACCTTTGGCTGAAGTTCTTTGCTGTGCTGTATCTGATATGAATGCTGCTCAGATTGTAGCAACACAGGGATCACTATTGGAATATCTGATGAAACATTACCCAGGTAGAGTAACAAGTTTGTTTCTATTAGTTCATTGCATGTGTTTGGTTTCTATTTATAAATGATCTTAAGCACATAAATAGACTGGGTgatactcaattttttttctgttatagaaCCCTATGTTAGAGCCCTGCCAGAAAACGGCCTGCATCAACAAATGTgatgagtatttctttttttttttttttgtctttttagggctgcacctgctgcatatggaggttccaaggctgggggtccaattggagctgtagccactggtctacaccacagccacagcaacgcaggatccgagccgcgtcttcgacctacaccacagctcacggcagtgccggatccttaacccactgagtggggctagggattgaacccgcaacctcatggttcctagtcggattcatgtccactgcgccatgacggaaactcccgagtatttcttttattttccagatgaacttttttcaaaaacaatgttTATGGCAATAAATAAGTCAGACTCTCTAGAAAGGAGagcaaagccaaaaacaaaaggtTTATCTTCTCCCCCTACCTCCTATTCTTAAATTGCTGCTTCCTAGAGGTGACTGTCTTGTTATAGTTTCTTATGTTCACATTCATAAATCGTATTtgaatatatgtatcttttttgcttgtttgttttttggccctgcctgtggcGTGCaaaagttctcgggccagggatcaaaccttcactatagcagtgacccaagccacaacggtgataatgccaggtccttaacctcaaggccaccagggaactcctatgtatccttttaaaataacataagtTGGATCATTCTATACTTTCTCTttgcacttttcctttttttttataattttatttattttatttatttatttttgtctttttgccatttcttgggccgctcccccggcatatggaggttcccaggctaggggtcgaatcggagctgtagccaccggcctacgccagagccacagcaacgcgggatccgagccgcgtctgcaacctacaccacagctcacggcaatgccggatcgttaacccactgagcaagggcaggcaccgagcccgcaacctcatggttcgtagtcggatttgttaaccactgtgccacgacaggaactccgcacttttccttttttaacttagacatatttttaaaatctttcttttttcattgttgttgttttttctttttaaaatttttttgctataCCCTCGGCATggcgaagttcccaggctagggaatgaatccttgtcacagcagtgacaacactgggtccttaacccactgagccaccagggaactccttgagatcTTCCCATATAAGCTTATATCAATCTGTCTCCTTCTTTTCATAGCTACATGATATCCCAATTCATGAATGTAGaagagcattttttatttttcccattacaaAATATGCTTATTGTGGAAAATCCAGAAAGTATAGGAAAGCAGTCACTTTCATACCACTACTCAAAGTAAACCAATATTAACATATTGATGTATTTCTTCCAGTGTTGCACACTTTTCCACAAGATAAATATGATTTTGAACATTGCTATTTGGAAAGggaatttcttttaaagttattacCTTTCCAGTTTGAAAAATCAGCAGATGTTAGGTAGTTTGCCCTCATCCAAGCACAgactggttttcatttttctttttctttttggccatgctgtggcatgtggaagtttctgagccagggatcgaacctatgccacagcagtgacccaaactccTGTGgtaccaatgctggatccttaacccactgcgctgcaaggtcactcatttttctctttagattCTTTCTAAGATTTAAGCTTTGAATGTATGGTTTTTAAAAGCTTCCATGTTTGCTCTCAAGAAGGCTTCCCTTAGTCAAAATTTAGACTTATGAGGTTGTCTAACTTGGTGTTTTTAGTTGCGTAAACTcgtatttttctctctgcttaacCATTAACCTAGCATATGTCTTTGTGTGGACCAAATTATATTCCTGATCCTTAATTGAATTATGAGGACTGTTAATGCTTTTTTGGCGTTTGAATTACATATATCAATTGTGTTACAATTAGCTCTGGGTTCATCAAGCAAATGCGTGGTCATTTCTTAGTTATTGATTTCACTCATTAAAATGCTTCTTATTTCAGAATCTCTCAGCATAAAGTGCTTGTTTGTTTTAGGCATTGCAATTCCATCTCAAGACACTCTTTATACCACTCTGGGAACTCTCATTAAAGAAAGGAAGATTTATCACACTGGAGAAGGATACTTCATAGTCACTCCTCAGACTTACTTCATCACAAACACACCCGCTCGAGAAAATAAGAGAATCATGTCAGATGAAAGTCCCCAGATGCCAACTTCTGTTACATATCTAGTGAATGTGAAGAGCTGTGCAGAGTTCATGAAAGAAAGTGCAACCCCCATTTCCCACTGTCATTCCTGCCGGTGTTTCCCTGATGTGTGCACTCAGGATGTACAGGAACCACCAGCTGCTGCAGAAGTGACTAGAAAATGCCAGAAAGGTCTTGGGGAATCCAGATCTTTGGTACCGAATCAAGCCGTTTCAGTGTCTGAGGATAATCACATCTGTGAGAGCACCAAACCTTTACCATacacaaaagacagagaaaaggccaaGAAGTTTGGCTTTAGCCTCTTCTGGCGCAGTATATCCAGAAAGGAGAAATCCAGAACAGAGCACAGCAGTTTCTCGGCCCAGTTCCCACCGGAAGAATGGCCTGTTCGAGATGAAGATAACTTGGACAATATCCCTCGAGACATTGAACATGAGATAATCAAACGAATTAATCCCATTCTGACTGTTGACAACTTAATCAAACATACCGTCCTAATGCAAAAAtatgaagaacagaaaaaatataatagCCAGGGTACTTCCACTGATGTGCTGACACTCAGGCAtaaatatccttcaaaagtgGGAGTTAAGAAAAGACAAGGCCTGTCTGTGAAACCTCAGAGGCGGGGCCATTCACATAGGGGTAGACACAAAGCCAGGAGTCAGAGAAGTGGGCCTCAGCCAGGAAGCATTAGACTGGAGAAACACCCCAAGCTCCCTGCTACACAGCCCACCCCCAGAATTAAAAGCCCCAATGAAGCAGTACTTCAGAAACCACTTGCTGGGAATCCATCAGTGCTAGATTCCCATTTGATCTACAAAAAGCGAATCAGTAATCCTTTCCAGGGCTTGTCTCACCGAGGGAGCCCAATAACCAAAGTATACAACATCCGGAAGACCAGTGATCTGGGACCCGGTCAGACTGGACCAGAGGGAAAGCCTTTCCAAAGGTCCAGGTCTGTGGATTCCTCAAGAATCTTTTCAGCTGAAACCAAACAGCCATATGGGGAACAATGTCATGATCAACTGAGAGCAGAATCCATTTATGTGAATCACTCCACTGTCAAACCTACCAGTGATGACTTTAGAGATCACTCCTTCAATTACTCTCAATGTAGTATTTTGCAGAATGATAGTAAACGCTGTTCCCTCAGAGAAAGCATGTTGAGGTACGATGTGTATGGGGGAGAAAATGAAGCAACGCCTGAAGTCTTGAGGGAAAGTTATTCTCACTTTGCCACATTCGAAGAGACAACAGAAACACAGCATGTCCTGCCATCCCGAGGTTCCCCTTCTTTAGACCAAGCATCCCCTGCTTGTAGAGTAGTTGATGAAACAATGCACCAGTTCCAAAATCTTGGTCTTTTGGATTACCCTGTTGGTGCAAACCATTTGAAACAACCTAAGAGACAAGACAGAGACTCAGAGGACACTCTCCTGAGAAAGGCATTGGTCCAGGAAGCAGAGACCATGAATTTAGAAAATGAAGGGCTTTCTGACAACGATGAGGCTTTGGATCCTAATGAAGCAGATGATGATGGTGCCTGCAGTTCATTGTATCTAGATGAGGATGACTTTTCTGAGAATGATGACTTAATTCAAATACTGCCTGGCCACGTTCAGTTTTCCTTTGCAGGGGGAAGCAAGTGGAATCATTTAGGCAAAGAAAAGGTGACTGAAAGGTCTCTGACTGAGTACAGTAGCAACACACATAGATTTGAGCCTCAGGGGCTTAAAGGAAATGAACATTACACGCCCACTGGGTTGCTCACTAGCCCCAGTGAAAGCCAAAAACCTAATCTCTCTGCTGAAAGCTGTGTCCTCAATTCAGGGACCCAGTCTGGTTTTAACTATGAAGAGGAACCCAGCATAGGTAAATGTGTGCAGGCCTCAGCTCCTGCTGATGGGAGTATATTTGATTACTATAGCACAAGAAAAGCTGCTTCTGAGACTGAAATCCCACAAGACTCTCTTGGTGACCCAGGAAAGAATCCAGCTAGCTGGTATCACAGTGCTCAGAATCAGGAAATGAGGAAACAGTTCACACAAAAGTTAGAACTCTTCACCACTTCACAGACGCCATTGCTGGCTCCAGGTCTTCAGCACAGTCACTTGGAAGGAACAGAAAATCAGAGCATGGCAGGAGACAGTGGAATAGATTCTCCACGGTAAGTCCACAGAAAAGTGATTAGCCACAATCCCACAGGAATTATTCAAATCAAGGGCATATTGAGTTACCTGGTGGGAGACTcctcaataaactttaaaacaattatcttctcttttttttttggtctagggggtcgaatcagagctgtagctgcaggcctataccacagccacagccacagcagtgcaggatccgctggatccttaacccactgagtaaggccctGGACCCAACCGAGCCCTCGTGAATacttgtcggattcgttaccactgagccatgacaggaactccctgaataaacTTCATAATGATGCAATTCTGCCAGCCTTtcctaaatacattttataaagtgaAATCTCTTAATAGGATAGaattccttattattattattattatttgcttcttagggcctcaggtgtggcacatggaagttcccacgctagggattgaatcagagctttagtggcaggcctatgccacagccactgcaatgagagatccattggatccttaacccactgagcaaggccagggattgaacccacatcctcatggatattagttggatttgtgccataatgggaatttcGAGAGCTCATTTTTAATGTGAACCAAGGTTTGACTGTTCCCCTACCACTAAATCTTGGGTTACTTCTAAAAATAGGAAGGAACGTCCATAAACCAAGCACTTTCTGAACCAAAAGTTGGAAGTTTTCACatatatttctggttttgcaCAGGTTGAGATAGAGACGTTGCTTTTTTTCCATGccaatttatttatataacattgctcagattataaaagtaatttggTCATAATAAAACATTTGACAAGTACTGAAacgaatttttttaaaaacacctatAATCACCCTACCATCTATTTTTGagaatccttttttatttataacaCTTCAGTCTGAACATATTGATCTGTATATTTTGTCAGTTGAACTCATACTATAGTTACTGTTTTGCATCTTGTTTTTTTCAACAGcatataatgaatattttctgccatgttattagttttctaaaaaaattattcttaaaatttggtgtatatcttcattctttttttattgtgtaaAATTACTGTGTATCTTCTTTTGAAATGATAAAGTAATATAGAGGTGTAAAAAGTATAAGTGGAAGTTTCCATTCCCCAGTCTTTTCCATTCCTATTCCATGGAGGTGATCTAAAACATTGTtaacaatttgaaatatattttttcaggcatttttctgtgtgtttataaatcattttctttcttttttttttcttttttttgtctttttgccatttctcaggccgctccctcggcatatggagtttcccaggctagggggtctaattggagctgtagccatcggcctacgccacagccacagcaacaccagatctgagccgcttctgcgacctacaccacagctctcggcaatgccggatcgttaacccactgagcaaggccagggatcgaacccgcaacctcatggttcctagttggattcattaaccactgcgccacgacgggaactcctataaatcatTTTCTAACAACAAATCATACAGAGGTGTAGCTTTCTCTTTTCACCTAACTTATCATGGTTATCCTACAATCAATACTTATAtatccagctcttttttttttttttttttctggtctttttagggctgcacccacagcgtatggaagttcccaagctaggggtggaataagagctgcagctgccagcctacgccacagccacagcaacaccagacctgagcctcatctgcgacctacatcatagctgacagcagtgccagatccttacttaccCCAcggattggggccagggatcaaacctgcatcctcctggatcctaattgggttcgttactgcttagccacaatgggaactccctccagctcATTTTAAAGATGGCTCCTTAGTATTCTATTATGTGGACCTTGTTATTCACATAaccattattttccttcttttgacaTTTAGACTCCTCCTAATTTTTTGCCATAATAAGTCAATCTGCATTGAGTTATATAAATGTTTTCAGACATTCCTTAGGCTAAATTCCTGAaagtctatatttttttaaacttatctaCTTTATTGGGGAATAAGATTTTTCTGCTTGAAACAGTGATTTAATTCACACTAAGTCATTAAATTATCAAAACATGTCTTTGCAGTAAACAGTGGTGTAAAACTATAGACCATTGgtcccctttttctctctctggcgaaagcaaaaccaaaaccaaaacagtaGTTCCCACtgcacaggttaaggatctggcatatacactgcagcagctctggccaCTGCTGAGGTTTAGGTtgcagtagtttaaggatccagtgttgccacagctgtgatgtaggtcaaggatctggctaggcttcaatccctggctggggaacttctgtacaCCGAGGATgtggctgaaagaaaaaaaaaaataaaacagataaattgatAAGCAATTGAGAATTTATGAGAAACcttgagaaattaaatttttgggggggtatttttgtctttttaggaccacacctgtggcatatggagggtcccaggctaggggtcgaatcggagctgttgccgccagcctactccagagccccagcaacaccagagctgagccttgtctgtgacctacaccacagctcacagcaacgccagatccttaacccactggatgaggccagggatcaaactcccaacctcttggttcctagtcagattagtttccgctgcaccacaatgggaactccaagaaatttaatttttaaaagttgcttatGTTTTCTTGAAAGACATAACTATAATCATTAAGACATCTAtagcaaaaaaagagagggaagataACATTTGGACATCAACTAGATGTTATAATTGTCATAATGATTAAGAGAACAAAGATGAACAAGGTGTTATTTATAGGAAACTTCCAGTTTAGTTGAGGAgacaaacaaattgaacccaacaAGAGGGATGGTCTATGTGGAAAAGACTTATGAAGGACACATTTTTGAGACATACCTTAATGTAATAGACAAGTGAGGGAGAAGAGGCAAGGTAGGAGAAGGGGAGTGTCAAAAGCAACATGTCCGGggttccattgtgactcagtgggttgagaacccaactagtatccaggaggatgcaggttcgatccctggccttgctgagtgggttaaggatccagcatggctgtgagctgcagcataggttgcagatgtgctcggatctggtgttgctgtagctgtggcttaggccagcagctgcagctccaatttgacccacagcccaggaacttccatatgctgcaggtgcagctatttaaaaaaaaaaaaaaaaaaaaaaaaaaagcaaaacaaaatgccCAGCCAGTCATGTTACTTGACTGAAGCAAGGCAGATGTGTTAGGTAAGGGACTAACATAGTTTACAGCTCCTAGGAAAGGAGCACTGTCAATATGAAAAGTATTATATgtagtttccatcgtggcacagcagaaataaatccgactaggacccatgaggttgtgggttcaatccctggcctcgctcagtgggttaaggatccggtgtcgccgtaagctgtggtgtaggttgcagacacggctcagatctggcgttgctgtggctctggtgtaggccggcggcaacagctataattggacccctagcctgggaacctccatatgccaagggtgcagccctaaaaagacaaaaaaaaaaattgtaattggcTTTTCTCTTCCATATGatgtttcaaaaaataaagaaattacacAAGAAGGTATTGGTCATTTCAGTTGTATAGAAGAGTTTTTCAGAGAACTCACTGTTTCTGACTAGAATATATTTGATACTGAATCTGAGAACAGATGttcataaaatataaactattcggaatcctttaaaatgtaaagagCACTTTTGCCTGCAGTGGATTGAtatgggacctcagttcccagaccagggattgattcctggctgcagcagtgaaagcactgtcCTAACCGCATGTCCTAAGCGCTAGACCACCTGGGAACTCTCAAGAACAcattagatttttaaagattcaCCTATTTGATAAGTTAGTTCCTGCTAGTAAATGTATTGCTTCAAAGTAACAAATGAAGATGTAATGCCTTGCTTAGAAATCGAggcccctttctttttttttttattggattataatTGCTTTACAGTTCTGTGCAAGCTTCAGTTGCACAGCAGAGATTCAGCCATACATACACGTACATTCATTCCCTTTCAGTCTCCcttcccatacaggttatcacagaatacagagtagagttccctgtgccccACAGCAGGTCCCCCATTAGtcatctattctatatatagtggtgtgtacatgttaatcccaaactcctaatttatcccctgccccatgtttcccctttggtaaccatagcaAGCCCTTTTTAAGGCAataattctgttatttttaatatctttaggACACAGAGTCTGGCATCGAATAATTCAATCATTTTGGATGGacttaaaagaagacaaaatttcCTGCAGAATTTTGAAGGCACAAAGAGCAATCAAACACTCACATCCAATTCCTTACTACAACTAACTCCAGtcataaatgtttaatttttattttacttctggaAACTTTTTGTAAAAATGTACAGCATTAATATAGAATGTCTTCATCAGTTGAGTTTATAAGAATTCTCTAAAGCCAAGCACATATGTTATTAATCtcattatatattttgttgtagtttctggcttttttccttttttgacattggcttttttaaagcttattttacTTTAAGTTTATTAGGAATATATAGATTGTTTGCAATTTAAACATGGAATCATTGGTCTTCTTCCAATTAAGTATAATTAACTTAAATCATCAGATAGACATTCATTAGTTTCTCAAATACATAGATGCTAATTTACTACCCAGTAATGAATTTCCATACCCACATCAATACTGAATTCTTATGTTAAGTGGCTCTCACCTGATTTCAACACAAAACCCCAGCAAATAATGTTTTTGGGTTGCATAGGTCATTTGCAACTAAtgtcttttatcattaaaataatttatatagatgGGTACTTTGCAACAAGAATTCCTTTCATCCAATCATTGCTGCCAAAGATATTCTCTGTGACCAGCTTGAACATGAACAAATGGCTCCACATTGTGATTGACCGACAGTGTCCACAATACCCATGGCAACAGGCGTATGGCTTGACTCTTTGGGTCCTCCCCATGTTTGAGGCTGTCTCTG from the Phacochoerus africanus isolate WHEZ1 chromosome 15, ROS_Pafr_v1, whole genome shotgun sequence genome contains:
- the STOX1 gene encoding LOW QUALITY PROTEIN: storkhead-box protein 1 (The sequence of the model RefSeq protein was modified relative to this genomic sequence to represent the inferred CDS: inserted 1 base in 1 codon), which codes for MAGPVQLTPGSLALVLCRLEAQETAGGAEEPGGRSVFRAFXRANARCFWNLRLARAASRLAFQGWLRRGVLLVHAPPASLQVLREAWCRRALRPPRGFRIRAVGDVFPVQMNPIAQSQFIPLAEVLCCAVSDMNAAQIVATQGSLLEYLMKHYPGIAIPSQDTLYTTLGTLIKERKIYHTGEGYFIVTPQTYFITNTPARENKRIMSDESPQMPTSVTYLVNVKSCAEFMKESATPISHCHSCRCFPDVCTQDVQEPPAAAEVTRKCQKGLGESRSLVPNQAVSVSEDNHICESTKPLPYTKDREKAKKFGFSLFWRSISRKEKSRTEHSSFSAQFPPEEWPVRDEDNLDNIPRDIEHEIIKRINPILTVDNLIKHTVLMQKYEEQKKYNSQGTSTDVLTLRHKYPSKVGVKKRQGLSVKPQRRGHSHRGRHKARSQRSGPQPGSIRLEKHPKLPATQPTPRIKSPNEAVLQKPLAGNPSVLDSHLIYKKRISNPFQGLSHRGSPITKVYNIRKTSDLGPGQTGPEGKPFQRSRSVDSSRIFSAETKQPYGEQCHDQLRAESIYVNHSTVKPTSDDFRDHSFNYSQCSILQNDSKRCSLRESMLRYDVYGGENEATPEVLRESYSHFATFEETTETQHVLPSRGSPSLDQASPACRVVDETMHQFQNLGLLDYPVGANHLKQPKRQDRDSEDTLLRKALVQEAETMNLENEGLSDNDEALDPNEADDDGACSSLYLDEDDFSENDDLIQILPGHVQFSFAGGSKWNHLGKEKVTERSLTEYSSNTHRFEPQGLKGNEHYTPTGLLTSPSESQKPNLSAESCVLNSGTQSGFNYEEEPSIGKCVQASAPADGSIFDYYSTRKAASETEIPQDSLGDPGKNPASWYHSAQNQEMRKQFTQKLELFTTSQTPLLAPGLQHSHLEGTENQSMAGDSGIDSPRTQSLASNNSIILDGLKRRQNFLQNFEGTKSNQTLTSNSLLQLTPVINV